One Nanoarchaeota archaeon genomic window carries:
- a CDS encoding ribonuclease P, translated as MKSQKRFIKRSRRKPSELIEIANERIDILFSRAQLEFALHPELSNRYVEIARDIAKKFNIHIPIELRRKFCKNCGSYLVPGNNLTVRLLSKEKKVIRKCGVCGDEKKVPYRL; from the coding sequence ATGAAAAGCCAGAAGCGATTCATAAAGCGCAGCCGCCGCAAGCCATCTGAACTTATCGAAATAGCAAATGAAAGGATAGATATATTATTTTCGCGCGCCCAACTCGAATTCGCGCTTCATCCCGAGCTTTCGAACAGATATGTCGAGATTGCGCGCGACATCGCAAAAAAGTTTAACATACATATTCCGATTGAGCTGCGCCGCAAATTCTGTAAAAACTGCGGCAGCTATCTTGTGCCCGGGAATAACCTGACCGTGCGGCTTTTATCAAAAGAAAAGAAAGTAATCAGAAAATGCGGTGTATGCGGAGATGAAAAAAAGGTGCCTTACAGACTATAA
- a CDS encoding S8 family serine peptidase, giving the protein MRATTLIFSAILFFITLAMLSPIHAAEQHDLKKNEIGALFEKASASPDGTVQVIMKMKGAPQKNTKLTTAANAANPEAPEKLGALLNSKRILKRGDSDFFAANVSLQDLQALASDSRVESISEDRKMHAFLSDSVPLISANSVWAKQIEGTNITGAGTSVCIIDTGVDYTHPDLGGCTSESFLSGNCSKVIGGYDFANNDGNPMDDHGHGTHIAGIVAANGSLKGVAPDAKIVAIKVLDSSGSGSESDVALGIDWCIANSAKFNITAISMSLGGDVTYPKYCDNAGADNLLLAEAINSAAAENISVVIATGNRGIATGYSGVSSPACIENATRVTATEKSGNYASFAERGIGFPDILAAPGVSITSTYLNSGQRAMDGTSMSTPHVSGAIALISQAYQKLYRTLQTPQYFKSLLNATGKQINDTVGAKINFSRIDVFSAYNALVALTITISSPENGTFLNTNNARIIASQNAISWMNYSIDDGGNISACQNCNNFENYSASLTDGLHNLTVYGNNSAVALAHATVWFTTDTIPPEIYFSDACDANNSFLDKQWIFANLSINETNFANATFFLFNSSELVNSTTTADESALFVNWTASSEGEYYFTATVFDKAGNSNSIETRKIAVDLAPPEITAITFSPTYVHTGQNITITYSITDLSSVKSEIFIAHHNISESINQSHSGEKYTAVFTNVSNSGEYKIMIFAKDAVNHTSNASEQFFANASSILLLNSSGDETITLLIKRENTEIGKLYALSEEKNKSFDSGNYAIEAHGKNETFTIILSDIEFIQNEILKIFFSNVTATSPNTTRYRFTENAFSFSPDFNISSATVCLNYTYHANGFQNISRAKNFRCAGLCENGNWSMLETLVNTTTNQSCSNISSFSSFVLGELLPYCDDGNIDSGETCASCPADAGACPAPAKHEIQKSGGGGWGGGIIIKAKNITNATNASVSFKTSDKNTSMMQNISSKAKDNASIIKDNNSEINAPEIKTKLEENENVSENREPIIATGHYILNYLNPITSFIDWLIHSLMLLF; this is encoded by the coding sequence ATGCGCGCCACAACCCTTATATTTTCGGCAATCCTGTTTTTCATAACGTTGGCTATGCTTTCGCCGATACATGCCGCAGAGCAGCACGATTTAAAGAAAAATGAGATTGGCGCGCTTTTTGAAAAAGCATCGGCATCTCCTGATGGGACTGTGCAAGTCATAATGAAAATGAAAGGCGCGCCTCAAAAAAATACGAAACTAACAACAGCTGCAAATGCGGCAAATCCAGAAGCTCCTGAAAAGTTAGGCGCGCTTCTGAACAGCAAAAGAATCCTAAAACGCGGCGACTCGGATTTTTTCGCTGCAAATGTAAGCCTGCAAGACCTCCAGGCGCTGGCTTCTGACTCGCGCGTTGAATCAATATCCGAAGACCGAAAAATGCATGCATTTCTTTCAGATAGCGTTCCGCTAATCAGCGCGAATTCCGTGTGGGCCAAGCAAATCGAAGGAACAAACATCACCGGCGCAGGAACAAGCGTGTGCATAATTGACACAGGCGTAGATTACACGCATCCCGATTTGGGTGGATGCACAAGCGAGTCTTTTCTTTCAGGCAACTGCTCAAAAGTGATTGGAGGGTATGATTTTGCGAATAACGACGGCAACCCTATGGACGACCATGGGCACGGCACTCATATTGCGGGCATTGTTGCAGCAAATGGAAGCTTAAAAGGTGTTGCTCCGGATGCAAAAATTGTCGCGATAAAAGTTCTTGATTCAAGTGGATCAGGTTCAGAATCCGATGTTGCTTTAGGAATTGATTGGTGCATTGCCAACTCTGCAAAATTCAATATAACTGCAATTAGCATGAGTCTTGGAGGGGACGTAACCTACCCCAAATATTGCGATAATGCTGGCGCCGATAACTTGCTTCTTGCAGAAGCGATAAACTCCGCAGCTGCAGAAAATATATCCGTTGTTATAGCGACAGGAAATAGAGGTATTGCAACAGGCTATTCCGGCGTGTCATCTCCCGCATGCATAGAAAATGCGACACGTGTAACAGCAACTGAGAAAAGCGGCAATTATGCTTCATTTGCCGAGCGCGGCATAGGATTTCCGGATATTCTGGCCGCACCGGGAGTGAGCATAACATCCACATATTTAAATTCCGGCCAGAGGGCAATGGATGGCACATCAATGTCAACACCACATGTTTCCGGCGCAATCGCGCTTATTTCACAAGCATATCAAAAGCTTTATAGAACTCTGCAAACGCCGCAGTATTTCAAAAGCCTGCTTAATGCAACCGGAAAACAAATAAATGATACCGTAGGTGCAAAAATAAATTTCTCGAGAATTGATGTTTTTTCAGCATACAACGCACTTGTAGCGCTTACAATAACTATAAGCTCGCCGGAAAACGGAACATTCCTAAATACAAACAATGCAAGAATAATCGCGTCTCAAAACGCAATATCGTGGATGAACTATTCAATAGATGATGGCGGCAATATCAGCGCGTGCCAGAACTGCAATAATTTTGAAAACTATTCGGCAAGCCTTACAGACGGATTACATAATCTAACGGTCTACGGAAACAATTCCGCAGTAGCACTGGCACATGCAACGGTTTGGTTTACAACAGACACAATTCCGCCGGAAATATATTTTTCGGATGCATGCGATGCCAACAACAGCTTTCTGGACAAGCAATGGATTTTCGCGAATCTGTCAATAAACGAAACAAACTTTGCGAACGCAACTTTCTTTCTTTTCAATTCTTCCGAACTTGTCAATTCAACAACAACTGCTGATGAAAGCGCGCTTTTCGTGAACTGGACGGCGTCATCAGAAGGCGAATATTATTTCACCGCAACGGTTTTTGACAAAGCAGGAAATTCAAACTCAATAGAAACTCGAAAAATTGCGGTCGACTTGGCGCCACCTGAAATAACGGCTATTACTTTTTCACCCACTTACGTGCATACTGGGCAAAATATCACAATCACATACTCAATTACAGACCTATCCTCCGTAAAATCGGAAATATTCATAGCACACCACAATATTTCAGAATCAATTAATCAATCACATTCCGGAGAAAAATACACCGCGGTTTTCACTAATGTATCAAATTCTGGAGAATACAAAATTATGATTTTTGCGAAAGATGCCGTGAACCACACATCAAACGCAAGCGAACAATTCTTTGCAAATGCCTCATCCATATTATTATTGAATTCTTCAGGAGATGAAACTATAACTTTGCTGATTAAGCGCGAAAACACCGAAATCGGAAAGCTCTATGCATTATCAGAAGAGAAAAATAAATCTTTTGACTCAGGCAACTACGCAATTGAGGCGCATGGAAAAAATGAAACATTCACGATAATTCTAAGCGACATAGAATTCATACAAAACGAAATACTAAAGATATTCTTTTCAAATGTTACTGCAACAAGCCCAAATACCACAAGATATCGCTTCACAGAGAATGCATTCTCGTTCAGCCCTGATTTCAACATATCCTCAGCCACGGTCTGCCTTAATTACACATATCACGCAAATGGCTTTCAGAATATTTCGCGCGCGAAAAACTTCAGGTGCGCAGGCCTTTGCGAAAACGGAAACTGGAGCATGCTTGAAACGCTTGTGAACACAACAACAAACCAATCGTGCTCAAATATCAGCTCATTTTCTTCATTTGTTCTTGGCGAACTTTTGCCTTATTGCGATGACGGAAATATCGATTCTGGAGAAACATGCGCGAGCTGCCCTGCTGACGCCGGTGCATGCCCAGCACCCGCAAAACATGAAATCCAAAAAAGTGGCGGAGGTGGTTGGGGTGGCGGAATAATTATAAAAGCAAAAAACATCACAAATGCCACTAATGCTTCTGTTTCGTTTAAAACAAGCGACAAAAATACTTCAATGATGCAAAACATTTCTTCAAAAGCAAAAGACAATGCATCAATTATAAAAGACAACAACTCTGAAATAAACGCACCCGAAATAAAGACAAAACTAGAAGAAAACGAAAACGTTTCAGAAAACAGGGAGCCAATAATTGCTACAGGACATTATATATTGAATTACCTAAATCCCATAACATCGTTTATAGATTGGCTGATTCATTCATTAATGTTATTATTTTAA